One Methanofollis fontis DNA window includes the following coding sequences:
- a CDS encoding amino acid ABC transporter permease, whose amino-acid sequence MDPIPFLTDILLPALGEGVIITIALILAAAPFGCLLGIGVAVGRTYGSRPVSLLTRGFVAFVKGCPLLLLLFILYFGLPSIGIRFTPFLAATVGFIFCNGAYNSEYIRGALLSVKEGQMIAASALGMTRAQAIRHIILPQALRRAIPGMTNEFIYLIKYSSLAYMITVVELTGAGKLVATKYFMYNETFLVVGIVYLALVTVTTLGANFLERRFAVPT is encoded by the coding sequence ATGGATCCGATCCCCTTCCTGACCGATATCCTCCTCCCCGCCCTCGGGGAGGGGGTGATCATCACGATCGCCCTGATCCTTGCGGCGGCACCCTTCGGCTGCCTCCTTGGTATCGGCGTCGCCGTCGGACGGACCTATGGATCCCGTCCGGTATCGCTTCTCACGCGCGGCTTTGTCGCCTTTGTCAAGGGATGCCCCCTGCTGCTGCTGCTCTTCATCCTCTATTTCGGGCTGCCTTCTATCGGCATCCGTTTCACGCCCTTCCTTGCCGCCACGGTCGGGTTCATCTTCTGCAACGGCGCCTACAACTCCGAATATATCAGAGGCGCCCTGCTCTCGGTGAAGGAGGGTCAGATGATCGCCGCCTCGGCGCTCGGGATGACCCGGGCCCAGGCGATCCGCCATATCATCCTGCCGCAGGCGCTCAGGCGCGCCATCCCGGGCATGACAAACGAGTTCATCTACCTGATCAAGTACTCCTCCCTCGCCTACATGATCACCGTCGTGGAACTCACAGGCGCCGGAAAACTGGTGGCGACGAAGTACTTCATGTACAACGAGACCTTCCTGGTGGTCGGCATCGTCTACCTTGCCCTGGTCACGGTGACGACGCTCGGCGCAAATTTCCTCGAGCGGCGGTTCGCCGTGCCGACATAG